A single window of Micromonas commoda chromosome 6, complete sequence DNA harbors:
- a CDS encoding cytosolic pyruvate kinase (putative pyruvate kinase, cytosolic. Localisation deduced by similarity search, no transit peptide predicted (ChloroP, TargetP, SignalP). Reaction: ATP + pyruvate = ADP + phosphoenolpyruvate) — translation MGKQEGPKHGHILDNGETRDRLAAHIARPCRWVPDRPAAGPIGVPRAPKRHKTDFLASTEPPPPVASRPSTHPSNDRIPLCALFIRAGINGKHARVEGDDAVKNRTNIVCTLGPVSRDVPKLEQLLRAGMRVARFNFSHGSHEYHQETLDNLRIASKNTGIMCGVLLDTKGPEIRTGMLDHGEPVQLEMGSEVTLTTDYEVKGNKNLIAVSYASLAKDVAPGSKILCADGSITFTVLSCDVDNGTVQVRCENGAKLGERKNMNLPGVNVDLPTITEKDRDDIINWGVKNKVDFIAASFVRKGSDVEYIREVLGDAASKISIISKVENMEGLDNYDDIVRESDGVMVARGDLGMEIHLEQIFLAQKRMIKRCNEAGKPVITATQMLESMTGAPRPTRAEATDVANAVLDGTDCVMLSGETAAGSYPVEAVSIMADICRESEAYVDNYAVFKNLMDHQSLPMNPLESLASSAVRSAHKVGAELIVCLAKSGRTAQLLAKYRPAATILAVCVEDPNDDSHDAASVARRLLLSRGIRPVVAPVSWRASAEETAADADAGSKHHAVVNVTETKNLMQNAVDYAKDHGMVNPGAMVVGVHRVVGDLILKIVECH, via the coding sequence ATGGGCAAGCAGGAAGGACCCAAGCACGGTCACATTCTCGATAACGGTGAGACGCGCGACCGACTCGCCGCGCACATCGCCCGGCCGTGTCGGTGGGTCCCTGatcggcccgccgccgggccgaTCGGGGTGCCAAGGGCACCGAAACGCCACAAAACAGATTTCCTCGCCTCGACCGAACCGCCCCCTCCAGTCGCCTCCCGACCTTCGACGCATCCGTCTAACGACCGAATCCCGCTCTGCGCTCTGTTCATCCGCGCAGGCATCAACGGCAagcacgcccgcgtcgagggcgacgacgccgtcaagaACCGCACCAACATCGTGTGCACCCTCGGCCCCGTGTCCAGGGACGTGCCCAAGCTGGagcagctcctccgcgcgggcatgcgcgtcgcgcgcttcaACTTCTCGCACGGCAGCCACGAGTACCACCAGGAGACCCTGGATAACCTCAGGATCGCGAGCAAGAACACCGGCATCATGTGCGGCGTGCTCCTCGACACCAAGGGACCGGAGATTCGCACCGGCATGCTCGACCACGGCGAACCCGTGCAGCTCGAGATGGGCTCCGAGGTGACGCTCACCACCGACTACGAGGTCAAGGGCAACAAGAACCTCATCGCCGTGTCCtacgcgtccctcgccaaGGATGTCGCGCCGGGTTCCAAGATTCTCTGCGCCGACGGCTCCATCACCTTCACCGTGCTCTCGTGTGACGTGGACAACGGCACCGTTCAGGTGAGGTGCGAGAAcggcgccaagctcggcgagcgcaagAACATGAACCTCCCCGGCGTCAACGTCGACCTTCCCACCATCACCGAGAAGGATCGCGACGACATCATCAACTGGGGCGTCAAGAACAAGGTGgacttcatcgccgcctcttTCGTGCGCAAGGGCTCCGACGTCGAGTACAtccgcgaggtgctcggcgacgccgcctccaagATCTCCATCATCTCCAAGGTTGAGAACATGGAGGGCCTCGACAACTACGACGACATCGTCCGCGAGTCCGACGGCGTCatggtcgcgcgcggtgacctcgGCATGGAGATCCACCTCGAGCAGATCTTCCTCGCGCAGAAGCGCATGATCAAGCGCTGCAACGAAGCCGGCAAGCCCGTCATCACCGCCACCCAGATGCTCGAGTCCAtgaccggcgcgccccgccccacccgcgccgaggccaccgacgtcgccaacgccgtcctcgacggcaccgacTGCGTCATGCTCTCCGgcgagaccgccgcgggttccTACCCCGTCGAGGCCGTCTCCATCATGGCTGACATCTGCCGCGAGTCGGAGGCTTACGTCGACAACTACGCCGTCTTCAAGAACCTCATGGACCACCAGTCCCTCCCAATGAACCCCCTCgagtccctcgcctcctccgcggtcagGTCCGCGCACAAGGTTGGCGCGGAGCTCATCGTCTGCCTCGCCAAGTCCGGCCGCACCGCGCAGCTCCTCGCCAAGtaccgccccgccgcgacgatcctCGCCGTGTGCGTCGAGGACCCCAACGACGActcccacgacgccgcgtccgtcgcccgccgcttACTGCTCTCCCGCGGGATCCGTCCCGTCGTGGCGCCCGTGTcgtggcgcgcgtccgccgaggagaccgccgcggacgcggacgcgggatCCAAGCACCACGCCGTGGTCAACGTCACCGAGACTAAGAACCTCATGCAAAACGCCGTGGACTACGCCAAAGATCACGGCATGGTCAACCCGGGGGCGATGGTCGTGGGCGTGCACCGCGTCGTGGGCGACCTCATCCTCAAGATCGTCGAGTGCCACTGA
- a CDS encoding predicted protein: protein MSTGGSSGSPRADAKMVEDAQRALVAFSGVPAAAVSGEAGAETEIDLNDFMSLRRPQNIMSGISSGMQSVGKGVLGGAAALIAAPVVGARSEGLSGFAKGLGAGLCAAVALPVAGAAVGITQIARGAYNTPEAIMEANAGKRWDSHRRVWVAEDLVQESLRLSECSDDDILEKARERAKARGEAPGLEGALGGGGGAAVNGGGVASTEYYDALEVAPSATPAEIKRSYYLLARKLHPDKNPDDPEAHQKFQRIGEAYQVLSDESLRKKYDERGKDGLKDHAFVDPSAFFAMLFGSDQMEGLVGRLQLATLAAAGADLTKDERRLLQERRVGRLAVKLAAMLQGYVDAAGDEAKVKSFEGHIRAMADHLVAASYGDIMLHTIGFVYEKQSLEYQTDPVGGMGTWADLGFRANYARMEQMGKRMQSQFNALGAGMRVISTMRAADTEAKAAQGGGGDESAAEAAMAKRQKDVLNHVMEAIWNASALDIEATIRKVCDKVLHDFSVSKEVRGRRAKGLEIMGQIFQAVKAPEGKGDRMRDVEEAMRKAFMGAEEDGAESD, encoded by the exons ATGTCCACCGGCGGCTCGTCCGGAtccccccgcgcggacgcgaagatGGTGGAGGACGCCCAGCGTGCGCTCGTAGCGTTTTCTGgtgtccccgcggcggccgtctCCGGAgaggccggcgccgagacTGAG ATCGACCTGAACGACTTCATGTCTCTGCGTCGCCCCCAGAACATCATGTCGGGCATATCCTCCGGCATGCAGTCCGTCGGGAAGGGCGtcctgggcggcgccgcggctctcatcgccgcgcccgtcgtcggcgccaggTCCGAGGGACTCAGCGGGTTCGCCAAGGGactcggcgcggggctctgcgcggcggtcgcgttacccgtcgcgggcgccgccgtcggcatCACGCagatcgcgcggggcgcttACAACACCCCGGAAGCCATCATGGAGGCCAACGCGGGGAAGCGATGGGACTCGCACCGACGCGTCTGGGTCGCCGAGGATCTCGTCCAGGAATCGCTCAGACTCTCGGAgtgctccgacgacgacatcctggagaaggcgagggaacgcgccaaggctcgcggcgaggctccgGGCCTGGAGGGCGCCCTcggagggggaggaggcgcggcggtgaacggcggcggcgtcgcatcCACCGAATActacgacgccctcgaggtcGCCCCGTCCGCCACCCCGGCGGAGATCAAGCGCTCCTATTACCTCCTCGCCAGGAAACTTCACCCGGATAAGAATCCCGACGACCCGGAGGCGCACCAAAAGTTTCAGCGCATCGGCGAGGCGTATCAGGTGCTCAGCGACGAGAGCCTGCGCAAAAAGTACGACGAGCGGGGCAAGGACGGCCTGAAAGACCACGCCTTTGTCGACCCGAGTGCTTTTTTCGCGATGCTATTCGGCAGCGACCAGATGGAGGGCTTAGTCGGCAGGCtgcagctcgcgacgctcgcggcggcgggggcggatcTGACCAAGGACGAGCGCAGGTTGCTGCAGGAGAGGCGCGTGGGGCGGTTGGCGgtcaagctcgcggcgatgcttCAGGGAtacgtggacgcggcgggtgacGAGGCGAAGGTCAAATCGTTCGAGGGGCACATTCGCGCGATGGCCGatcacctcgtcgccgcgagctaCGGGGACATCATGCTCCACACGATAGGGTTCGTGTACGAGAAGCAGTCGCTGGAGTATCAGACGGATCCGGTGGGCGGGATGGGGACGTGGGCTGACCTGGGATTTCGCGCCAACTACGCTCGCATGGAGCAGATGGGCAAGCGCATGCAGTCGCAGTTTAACGCGTTGGGAGCGGGGATGCGGGTGATATCCACGATGCGAGCGGCGGAcaccgaggccaaggcggcgcaaggcggcggcggcgacgagtccgcggcggaggctgcgatgGCTAAGAGGCAGAAGGACGTCCTGAACCACGTCATGGAGGCCATCtggaacgcgtcggcgctggaCATCGAGGCTACCATCCGCAAGGTGTGCGACAAGGTGCTTCACGACTTTTCCGTGAGCAAGGAGgttcgggggcgacgggcgaaGGGGCTGGAGATAATGGGGCAGATCTTCCAGGCGGTCAAGGCTCCGGAGGGAAAAGGGGACAGGATGCGGgacgtggaggaggcgatgcgTAAGGCTTTCATGGgtgcggaggaggacggggccGAGTCGGACTGA
- a CDS encoding predicted protein (Has IMP dehydrogenase / GMP reductase domain This family is involved in biosynthesis of guanosine nucleotide. Members of this family contain a TIM barrel structure) translates to MSPSAVRHVFLTGQPGVGKTTLVLKAIDALKTSPRTIGGFITTERRDGRGERCGFDVVTVGIDPPSSGTLATKAAAGSRPGKGVPAVGNYVVDVADFERVALDVLGRDADGPGRQRPDVTVVDEVGKMELHCVDFLPAVRRAMEDESTTVFGTIPMPRYGRTVPAVEAVRHDPRVAVVHVRRENRDAAAVAVAKALRDGHLDIDALVPFLQEGQAAKLGLAMDGGDGDGVPTDGVPTDGDGDGDGDGDRRVLGREEPEGCPCLLGGAHAARFRPECFTPGDLPDVEPRVLLLGETSSPKPAGGSALAMYEGRSMWRVMERFLLSASDEEKGSSVCDHATLVKAAVRSGVAVWDVLAEVHETAARNGSRRTKRAKTAADGASNDVVGLLERVHTIESVCFIGAKARVAFAKNFGGDKNDASITVENVGPAGGGVSREVSLIVLPSSSRANARVSMEQKARAWREALSR, encoded by the coding sequence atgtcgccgagcgcggtgcgGCACGTGTTCCTCACCGGTCAGCCCGGCGTGGGCAAGACCACGTTGGTCCTCAAGGCAATCGACGCGCtgaagacgtcgccgcggacgatcgGCGGCTTCATCACCaccgaacgacgcgacggacgcggcgagcggtgcggcttcgacgtcgtAACCGTGGGGATCGACCCGCCGTCCTCCGGCACCCTCGCcaccaaggctgccgcggggTCCAGGCCCGGCAAGGGCGTCCCCGCGGTGGGTAActacgtcgtcgacgtcgccgactttgagcgcgtcgcgttGGACGTCCTCGGAAGAGACGCCGATGGTCCGGGACGTCAAAGGCccgacgtcaccgtcgtggacgaggttGGAAAGATGGAGCTCCACTGCGTCGATTTCCTCCCCGCCGTTCGCAGAGCGATGGAGGATGAATCCACGACGGTCTTCGGCACGATACCCATGCCGAGGTACGGACGAACCgtgcccgcggtggaggcggtacgtcacgacccgcgcgtcgcggtggtgcACGTGAGACGGGAGAacagggacgccgccgccgtcgccgtggctAAAGCGCTGCGAGATGGACATCTTGACATCGACGCGTTGGTGCCGTTCCTGCAGGAGGGCCAAGCCGCGAAGCTGGGCCTGGCGATGGATGGTGGGGATGGGGATGGGGTGCCGACTGATGGGGTGCCGACTGATGGGGATGGGGATGGGGATGGGGATGGGGACCGGCGGGTGTTGGGTCGGGAGGAGCCGGAGGGATGCCCctgcctcctcggcggcgcacacGCGGCTCGCTTCCGCCCCGAGTGTTTCACGCCGGGAGACCTCCCGGACGTCGAACCCCGCGTGCTGCTCCTGGGCgaaacgtcgtcgcccaagCCGGCGGGAGGTTCGGCGCTGGCGATGTACGAGGGGCGAAGCATGTGGCGGGTCATGGAACGTTTCCTCTTATCGGCGTCCGACGAGGAAAAAGGTTCATCCGTGTGCGACCACGCGACGCTCGTCAAGGCGGCCGTGcggagcggcgtcgccgtgtgGGACGTGCTGGCCGAGGTGCACGAAACGGCCGCACGAAacggctcgcgtcggacgaAACGGGCGAAAACGGCCGCCGATGGGGCTTCCAACGACGTCGTGGGTCTGTTGGAGCGCGTTCACACGATCGAGTCGGTGTGCTTCATCGGCGCAAAGGCGAGAGTCGCGTTTGCGAAAAACTTCGGCGGGGACAAAAACGACGCTTCGATCACGGTGGAGAACGTCGGGCCCGCGGGTGGGGGAGTTTCCCGGGAGGTTTCGTTGATCGTCctgccgagctcgagccgggcgaacgcgcgggtgTCGATGGAGCagaaggcgcgcgcgtggagggaGGCTCTGTCGCGGTGA
- a CDS encoding predicted protein, with protein sequence MIRFLLLQNRQGKTRTAKYYVPMDDDEKHQLEFEVHRLVVNRDPKFTNFAEFRNHKIIYRRYAGLFFSLCVDVNDNELALLEAIHLFVEVLDHYFSNVCELDLVFNFHKVYQVIDEFILAGEIQETSKKQIMERLYELEKIKD encoded by the coding sequence ATGATCCGGTTCCTGCTCCTGCAGAATCGTCAGGGCAAGACCCGCACGGCGAAGTACTACGTTCCGATGGACGATGACGAGAAGCACCAGCTCGAGTTCGAGGTCCACAGGCTGGTCGTCAACCGAGATCCAAAGTTCACAAACTTTGCCGAGTTTCGCAACCACAAGATCATCTATCGGCGATACGCCGGGCTGTTCTTCTCGCTCTGCGTCGACGTGAACGAcaacgagctcgcgctcctcgaggccATCCACCTCTtcgtcgaggtcctcgacCACTACTTCAGCAACGTCTGCGAACTCGACTTGGTGTTCAACTTTCACAAGGTGTACCAGGTCATCGACGAGTTCATCCTCGCGGGGGAGATCCAGGAGACGAGCAAGAAGCAGATCATGGAGCGATTATACGAGCTGGAGAAGATCAAGGACTGA
- a CDS encoding predicted protein: MGGMGGMGGGMPNVPPELLSAIMSDPELMAAMQKPKVMAALQECMSNPAAIGKYASDPEFQYIIQKLQKVMPGGPMGGGGGGPGFGSGMPGGFGGFGGAAGGQGGASVDEVD; this comes from the coding sequence atgggcggcatgggcggcatgggcggcgggaTGCCCAACGTCCCGCCCGAGCTGCTCAGCGCCATCATGTCGGATCCCGAGCTGATGGCCGCGATGCAGAAGCCCAAGGTGATGGCGGCTCTGCAGGAGTGCATGTccaaccccgccgcgatcgggaAGTACGCGAGCGACCCGGAGTTCCAGTACATCATCCAGAAGCTCCAGAAGGTCATGCCGGGCGGTcccatgggcggcggcggcggcggtcccgGATTCGGCAGCGGCATGCCGGGCGGATTCGGCGGATTCGGAGGGGCGGCcggcggccagggcggcgcctccgtcgacgaggtggatTGA
- a CDS encoding predicted protein, whose protein sequence is MTPRGVAPRTSVVGTEPRAARTCGEASTSYPRAASMRGRARHARGARGGTREISIPAISASGDAREEERADDDGTPDGTPDGTRRSLLASVALLLARSSPALASPSIPARPSPPALAASLPAQLVDALAPATEPGRVADALRLPMTLDGGTYVVRYAIGDTTCRGVVDTGSPFLTMEGRCTDYWGCLKESDARPSGYGDTYEIYGLQEDGVTRWVLGDARFDGEVVDVTVDETVGPPVGPPAGWSETSNNANTSMSGNKLATKQRFTFPEVLFGVTSEVTAKEGSSGSPASYAPFVGLVKERAGDWIRPTFLGQTDVTSFSLDFTTDTLVLSRREQIPRELRAGTMSMVDLRPLGSPVFHYAVEVEELWINGSRHKTDVPIYVVFDSGTTGMLVDRDLFYNSDLALGTFECHMKMRGEDGSRVQIGSSLRTCTSRCLFLTLPIDVPWDGVRRGEAHVIFAGLAFMFNQGSLTVDADARRVRLGGGFKGAAFL, encoded by the coding sequence atgacgccgcggggagtcgcgccgaggacgtccgtCGTGGGCaccgagccgcgcgccgcgcggacgtgcggcgaggcgtccacgtcctacccgcgcgccgcgtcgatgcggggacgcgcgcgtcacgcccgcggcgctcggggcggcACACGCGAGATTAGCATTCCCGCCATCTCCgccagcggcgacgcgcgcgaggaggagcgcgcggacgacgacggcacccccgacggcacccccgacggcacccgccgATCActcctcgcgtccgtcgcgctgctcctcgcgcggtcgtcccccgcgctcgcgtcgccgtcgatccccgccaggccgtcgccccccgcgctcgccgcgtcgcttcccgcgcagctcgtcgacgcgctggcgccTGCCACCGAACCCGGCcgcgtggcggacgcgctgcGTCTGCCGAtgaccctcgacggcggcacgTACGTGGTCCGGTACGCCATCGGCGACACGACgtgccgcggcgtcgtcgacacCGGCTCGCCCTTCCTCACCATGGAGGGTCGATGCACCGACTACTGGGGATGCCTCAAagagagcgacgcgcgccccaGCGGGTACGGCGACACGTACGAGATATACGGCCTGCAGGAGGACGGCGTGACGAGGTGGGTACTGGGAGACGCGCggttcgacggcgaggtcgtgGACGTAACGGTCGACGAAACGGTCGGTCCCCCAGTCGGTCCCCCGGCCGGTTGGTCCGAGACGAGTAACAACGCGAATACGTCAATGAGCGGGAATAAGCTCGCGACGAAGCAGCGGTTCACTTTTCCGGAGGTGCTCTTCGGCGTGACGTCCGAGGTGACCGCGAAGGAGGGCAGCAGCGGTTCCCCCGCGTCGTACGCTCCGTTCGTGGGACTCGTgaaggagcgcgccggggaTTGGATCCGACCGACGTTTTTGGGGCAGACGGACGTCACGTCGTTCTCGTTGGATTTCACGACGGACACGCTGGTGCTGTCGCGACGGGAGCAGATCCCGCGGGAGTTACGCGCCGGGACGATGTCGATGGTGGACCTGAGGCCGCTCGGGTCGCCGGTGTTTCACTACGccgtggaggtggaggagctgTGGATCAACGGCTCGAGGCACAAAACCGACGTACCGATATACGTGGTGTTCGACAgcgggacgacggggatgcTGGTGGACCGGGATTTGTTCTACAACAGCGATCTCGCGTTGGGGACGTTCGAGTGTCACATGAAGATGCGAGGCGAGGACGGGTCGCGGGTTCAGATCGGATCGAGCCTGCGGACGTGCACGTCGCGATGTCTGTTTTTGACGTTGCCCATCGACGTGCCGTGGGACGGGGTGCGTCGGGGCGAGGCCCACGTCATCTTCGCGGGTTTGGCGTTCATGTTCAACCAGGGTTCGCtcacggtggacgcggacgcgcggagggtacggctcggcggcggtttcaAGGGCGCGGCTTTCCTGTGA
- a CDS encoding predicted protein has protein sequence MAAAVPIMVNDLTGKMGRAVADAVVARGADVCYLVPVAFSGEAKDPVTIGDVAVEIKSIRDGDPGAVLDDLKAKHPGLVVVDYTLPAAVNANADLYVKHAQPFVMGTTGGDRVKLLEDVATSGVPAVIAPQMGKQVVAFQAAMKLMATNFPGAFKGYTLTVTESHQSSKVDTSGTAKAIVESFNELGCGFDIKDAVLVRDVPTQIAPIPNGMGVPEEHILGHAFHTYRLTSPDNTVAFEFQHNVCGRSIYAEGTVDACLFLSSKMGEGCASEDCEAGKTLFDMIDVLREGGMVTN, from the coding sequence atggcggcggcggtgcccatCATGGTGAACGATCTGACCGGCAAGATGggccgcgcggtcgccgacgcggtcgtcgcgcgcggcgccgacgtctgCTACCTCGTCCCAGTCGCGTTCAGCGGCGAGGCCAAGGATCCGGTCAcgatcggcgacgtcgccgtggagatCAAGTccatccgcgacggcgacccgggcgcggtgctcgacgatCTCAAGGCGAAGCATCcgggtctcgtcgtcgtcgactacaccctccccgccgcggtaAACGCCAACGCGGACCTCTACGTCAAGCACGCGCAGCCTTTCGTCATGGGAACCACCGGCGGAGACCGCGTgaagctcctcgaggacgtcgcgacgtcgggggtacccgcggtcatcgcgccgcagATGGGCAAGCAGGTTGTCGCGTTtcaggcggcgatgaagctCATGGCGACCAACTTCCCCGGCGCGTTCAAGGGGTACACGCTCACGGTGACGGAGTCGCACCAGTCGAGCAAGGTGGACACCAGCGGCACGGCGAAGGCCATCGTCGAGTCCTTCAACGAGCTCGGATGCGGTTTCGACATCAAAGACGCCGTGTtggtccgcgacgtcccgacGCAAATCGCTCCGATTCCAAACGGGATGGGCGTTCCCGAGGAGCACATCCTCGGCCACGCGTTTCACACGTACCGGCTCACGTCTCCGGACAACACCGTTGCGTTCGAGTTTCAGCACAACGTGTGCGGGAGGAGCATCTACGCGGAGGGAaccgtcgacgcgtgccTGTTCTTGTCGAGCAAGATGGGCGAGGGGTGCGCCAGCGAGGACTGCGAGGCGGGAAAGACGCTGTTCGACATGATCGACGTGCTCAGGGAGGGCGGCATGGTGACCAACTGA